In Anopheles bellator chromosome 2, idAnoBellAS_SP24_06.2, whole genome shotgun sequence, the genomic stretch GAAAAGTTTCGAAGGCGCGCGCAACAACCcgtttgcttttaaacatCTGCGGCTTTGTCATACGATGGCCGACCTGGCGAAGGTTCCCAGCCCCAAGGTAGTACTAGCCAGTTCGGCCGATATGGAAAGTGGTTTTTCGCGAGAATTGTTCCTCCAGTGGGCACCACATGCCAGCAACAGCATAATCATTACCAGTCGGTCGTCACCCGGTACCTTAGCTCGCGATCTAATCGAGAACGGTGGAAACGGGCGCAAGATCGAGATGGACATTCGGCGTAGGATCGAGCTGGAAGGGGCAGAGCTGGATGAGTTCATGCGAACAGAAGGTGAAAAAATGAATCGGTCGATAAAAAAACGCGATTTGGATGAGAGCAGCTCCGATTCAGACGACGAGCTGGAAATGAATATTATTACCGGCAAACACGACATTGTGGTTCGCCCGGAAGGTCGTTCGCACACtggattttttaaatcaaGCAAAAAACACTACGCAATGTTTCCCTTTCACGAAGAGAAAATCAAGTACGATGAATATGGTGAAATCATTCAACCGGAAGACTATCGTATGGCTGATCTAGTTCCCGAAACGAACGGGGATGACAACaaggaaaacaatattaagatggaagaaatcaaaaaggagaaagaagaTGAGGTGACCGCGCTAAACAGACCTACGAAATGTGTTCAGGCACGTAAGCCAATCGAAGTGAACGCACAGGTTCAGTTCATCGATTTCGAAGGTCGGTCAGATGGTGAATCGTTGTTAAAAATTCTATCCCAGCTTCGTCCTCgacgagtggtggtggttcgtgGATCTCCCGCCAACACTTCTCACATTGCAGAACACTGCCAACAAAACATTGGCGCACGCGTTTTCACTCCCAATCGAGGGGAAATAATTGATGCAACCACGGAGACCCATATCTATCAGGTGCGTTTAACGGAGGCTCTCGTGTCACAGCTCGAATTTCAAAAGGGTAAAGATGCTGAATTAGCGTGGGTAGACGCGCAGATTGTTATTCGCAACAAGCGCATTGACACCATTGCAGAAAAGGATGCTGGTACCTCTGGCACTATATCTGCCAATTCCGCTAGTAGAATCACGTCCGAAACGAACGGTGCCACTGTTGACTCAACGATGGACGTGGATGAATTGGACGTTGTTGAAGATAAGATAGATAAACAGATTCTCACGTTGGAGCCATTATCAGCCGAGGATTTACAACCTCATAATCCGGTGTTTATTAACGAGTTGAAATTGATTGACTTCAAACAGGTGTTAATGAGAAGCAACATTGCGTCCGAGTTTTCTGGGGGTGTTTTATGGTGCAGTAATGGAACTGTAGCCTTACGACGAGTCGATACCGGACGAGTGACGATCGAAGGTTGTATCTCTGAAGATTACTACAAAATAAGGGACCTTTTGTACGAACAATATGCTattatttaattgattgatttgtcggaaatggaaaaaaatgtattgTCAGTAAAGAAGTAAATGGAAATATAGCGAACATTAAAAGTCTGTGCTTCAACCGGGGAGAGCCGAGTTAATATCGAATTCGGTTGGCTGTCGTGGAAGCGCTAGGTGAGTATCAACAAGACATTGGCCGATATCACATCCATCCTCGTCGAATATTTGCACTTCCCATAGACTATCGTTGTTGCTGCAAGGAAACGTAATAAATTAGAAACATAAtcttaaatgttttgtttagtGTTATCCCTTACATAATCAATGCATCAATTTTCTTATCGAGAAGGACGTTTTGCAGCTGTACGATAGCTTCGATGTGACACTCCTTAACACGCTGGGCGTTGGCAATCGTGCACCCTACCGCAAGGTATGGCACGTAGCTGAATCTTTCTTCCCATAATCGTAACTCACTCATACTAACAGTAGCTGTATTACCGTAGTCGACGTAGAACACATATGCCGTGTTATCTTCGAAGAAGTCCATTACTTTTGCGCGGTACCAATCATTTTCGTACAATGCCAGAACTAACTCACCGGCACCTGTGGGCAAAAATGCTGCGCTTGAGCAAAATGCTGATATcattaaaaaggcaacaagGAAAACTTACACGGGAAGCGTTTAATCTCTTTGTAACGAGCTACTGAATCAGGATCATTCAGTTTATAATGCAAGGATGCGATGTCCGATCGAATTGTTTGGCACTCTGGAACTATATTTGCGTAGAAAAGGTTCACATCATCAACAAACGTTGGGTGCAATTTTACTCGGGTGTTGGGTTGAGGAATTTCCATTTGCGCCTTTACGTCCACAACAATAGTATCTTTATCAAGTGTCCATCCGTCCGGATCGCGCTCGATATGCCGTAGTCGACAATTGCTTCCTTTAAAGCATCGTCTCGTTCGTGGGTTGTAAAATTTGCAGATGGTGGCATCATCCTTTGGAACGTAACCTAGCAGCGCTTTCGTTGCATTCGTCGTACTCTCTGGTAATTCG encodes the following:
- the LOC131212774 gene encoding probable cleavage and polyadenylation specificity factor subunit 2 isoform X1, which codes for MTSIIKLHAVSGAMDESPPCYVLQVDDVRFLLDCGWDEKFDQSFIKEIKKYVHTIDAVLLSYPDGCHLGALPYLVGKLGLNCPIYATIPVYKMGQMFMYDMFMSHYNMHDFDLFSLDDIDTAFDKIVQLKYNQSVAMKGKGYGITITPLPAGHLIGGTIWKIVKVGEEDIVYATDFNHKKERHLNGCELEKLQRPSLLITDAYNARYQQARRRARDEKFMTNILQTLRNNGNVLVTVDTAGRVLELAHMLDQLWKNKESGLMAYSLALLNNFSYNVVEFAKSQIEWMSDKLMKSFEGARNNPFAFKHLRLCHTMADLAKVPSPKVVLASSADMESGFSRELFLQWAPHASNSIIITSRSSPGTLARDLIENGGNGRKIEMDIRRRIELEGAELDEFMRTEGEKMNRSIKKRDLDESSSDSDDELEMNIITGKHDIVVRPEGRSHTGFFKSSKKHYAMFPFHEEKIKYDEYGEIIQPEDYRMADLVPETNGDDNKENNIKMEEIKKEKEDEVTALNRPTKCVQARKPIEVNAQVQFIDFEGRSDGESLLKILSQLRPRRVVVVRGSPANTSHIAEHCQQNIGARVFTPNRGEIIDATTETHIYQVRLTEALVSQLEFQKGKDAELAWVDAQIVIRNKRIDTIAEKDAGTSGTISANSASRITSETNGATVDSTMDVDELDVVEDKIDKQILTLEPLSAEDLQPHNPVFINELKLIDFKQVLMRSNIASEFSGGVLWCSNGTVALRRVDTGRVTIEGCISEDYYKIRDLLYEQYAII
- the LOC131212774 gene encoding probable cleavage and polyadenylation specificity factor subunit 2 isoform X2, encoding MTSIIKLHAVSGAMDESPPCYVLQVDDVRFLLDCGWDEKFDQSFIKEIKKYVHTIDAVLLSYPDGCHLGALPYLVGKLGLNCPIYATIPVYKMGQMFMYDMFMSHYNMHDFDLFSLDDIDTAFDKIVQLKYNQSVAMKGKGYGITITPLPAGHLIGGTIWKIVKVGEEDIVYATDFNHKKERHLNGCELEKLQRPSLLITDAYNARYQQARRRARDEKFMTNILQTLRNNGNVLVTVDTAGRVLELAHMLDQLWKNKESGLMAYSLALLNNFSYNVVEFAKSQIEWMSDKLMKSFEGARNNPFAFKHLRLCHTMADLAKVPSPKVVLASSADMESGFSRELFLQWAPHASNSIIITSRSSPGTLARDLIENGGNGRKIEMDIRRRIELEGAELDEFMRTEGEKMNRSIKKRDLDESSSDSDDELEMNIITGKHDIVVRPEGRSHTGFFKSSKKHYAMFPFHEEKIKYDEYGEIIQPEDYRMADLVPETNGDDNKENNIKMEEIKKEKEDEVTALNRPTKCVQARKPIEVNAQVQFIDFEGRSDGESLLKILSQLRPRRVVVVRGSPANTSHIAEHCQQNIGARVFTPNRGEIIDATTETHIYQVRLTEALVSQLEFQKGKDAELAWVDAQIVIRNKRIDTIAEKDADKIDKQILTLEPLSAEDLQPHNPVFINELKLIDFKQVLMRSNIASEFSGGVLWCSNGTVALRRVDTGRVTIEGCISEDYYKIRDLLYEQYAII